The following are encoded together in the Phaseolus vulgaris cultivar G19833 chromosome 9, P. vulgaris v2.0, whole genome shotgun sequence genome:
- the LOC137822927 gene encoding O-fucosyltransferase 38 isoform X1, with protein sequence MIDLGSSLWVKKRKVRAEMVNRGSHGSGGLFSGRFHARKLTPSVITFYTIIMFAFSIFFFLFYARNVTLDQDPRRPLLSRQSNPHQVPELHAHYAKQLWDSPFNHSLHQCVEPTTKYKAAKGFDRYLTVRSNGGLNQMRTGISDMVAVAHMMNATLVIPQLDKRSFWKDSSVFSDIFDEIHFIESLKGDIRIVNELPKNLEGIPRARKHFTSWAGVGYYTDLTRLWSDYQVIHVAKSDSRLANNDLPLDIQRLRCRAMYQALQFSPPIENLGKRLVDRLRTHGGRYIALHLRYEKDMLSFTGCAYGLTDAESEELRILRENTNYWKVKKINSTEQRIGGFCPLTPKEVGIFLRALGYPPSTPIYIAAGEIYGGNTLLSELSSRFPNLIFKESLATPEELKDFTNHASQSAALDYIICVESDVFVPSYSGNMARAVEGHRRFLGHRKTINPDRKGLVGIFDKLETGVLEEGRELSHMVQRLHKNRQGAPRKRHGSLPGVKGRARFRTEESFYENPYPECICGSISKLQIT encoded by the exons ATGATTG ATTTGGGTTCATCACTTTGGGTAAAGAAGAGAAAGGTTAGGGCAGAGATGGTAAACAGAGGCTCCCATGGCTCTGGCGGCCTCTTCTCTGGTAGGTTCCATGCTAGAAAGCTAACCCCAAGCGTCATCACTTTCTATACCATCATCATGTTTGCTTTCTCcatcttcttctttttgttcTACGCGAGGAACGTCACTCTTGATCAAGATCCACGACGCCCTTTGCTTTCTCGACAATCTAATCCTCATCAG GTACCAGAGTTACATGCGCACTATGCGAAGCAACTTTGGGATTCTCCGTTCAATCATAGCTTACACCAGTGTGTCGAGCCAACAACTAAATATAAAG CTGCCAAAGGGTTTGATCGCTATCTAACTGTGAGAAGTAATGGAGGACTAAATCAAATGCGGACCGGT ATATCAGACATGGTGGCTGTGGCACATATGATGAATGCAACTTTAGTCATACCTCAATTGGATAAACGTTCATTCTGGAAAGACTCAAG TGTATTTTCAGATATATTTGACGAGATTCATTTCATTGAATCCCTCAAAGGTGATATCAGGATTGTTAATGAGCTTCCCAAAAACTTGGAAGGTATCCCCCGTGCCAGGAAACACTTTACTTCCTGGGCTGGAGTCGGTTACTATACAGATTTGACAAGGTTATGGAGTGACTATCAG GTGATACATGTTGCAAAATCAGATTCTCGACTTGCAAACAATGATCTTCCTCTGGACATACAGAGGTTGAGATGCCGTGCAATGTATCAGGCACTTCAATTTTCTCCTCCTATAGAGAATTTAGGAAAG AGGTTGGTGGATCGGCTGAGAACACATGGAGGAAGATATATCGCTCTCCATCTGAGATATGAGAAAGATATGCTGTCTTTTACGGGTTGTGCTTATGGTCTGACAGATGCAGAATCTGAAGAGCTTAGAATTTTGAG GGAGAATACAAATTATTGGAaagtaaaaaagataaattCGACAGAACAGAGAATTGGAGGATTTTGTCCACTGACACCAAAAGAGGTGGGCATTTTTCTTCGTGCTCTTGGATACCCCCCATCTACACCAATATACATAGCAGCTGGAGAGATCTATGGTGGTAATACTCTTCTTTCGGAGCTCTCATCCCGCTTCCCTAATCTAATCTTTAAG GAATCCCTTGCAACTCCTGAAGAGCTGAAAGATTTCACTAATCACGCTTCCCAATCTGCTGCACTTGATTACATAATATGTGTGGAGAGTGATGTATTTGTTCCGTCATATTCAGGAAATATGGCAAGAGCTGTTGAGGGACACCGCAGATTCTTAGGTCACCGCAAGACAATCAATCCAGACAG GAAAGGTCTGGTTGGAATTTTTGATAAGCTGGAAACTGGAGTGCTTGAAGAAGGAAGGGAACTGTCGCATATGGTACAGCGATTGCACAAGAACAG
- the LOC137822927 gene encoding O-fucosyltransferase 38 isoform X2, with product MVNRGSHGSGGLFSGRFHARKLTPSVITFYTIIMFAFSIFFFLFYARNVTLDQDPRRPLLSRQSNPHQVPELHAHYAKQLWDSPFNHSLHQCVEPTTKYKAAKGFDRYLTVRSNGGLNQMRTGISDMVAVAHMMNATLVIPQLDKRSFWKDSSVFSDIFDEIHFIESLKGDIRIVNELPKNLEGIPRARKHFTSWAGVGYYTDLTRLWSDYQVIHVAKSDSRLANNDLPLDIQRLRCRAMYQALQFSPPIENLGKRLVDRLRTHGGRYIALHLRYEKDMLSFTGCAYGLTDAESEELRILRENTNYWKVKKINSTEQRIGGFCPLTPKEVGIFLRALGYPPSTPIYIAAGEIYGGNTLLSELSSRFPNLIFKESLATPEELKDFTNHASQSAALDYIICVESDVFVPSYSGNMARAVEGHRRFLGHRKTINPDRKGLVGIFDKLETGVLEEGRELSHMVQRLHKNRQGAPRKRHGSLPGVKGRARFRTEESFYENPYPECICGSISKLQIT from the exons ATGGTAAACAGAGGCTCCCATGGCTCTGGCGGCCTCTTCTCTGGTAGGTTCCATGCTAGAAAGCTAACCCCAAGCGTCATCACTTTCTATACCATCATCATGTTTGCTTTCTCcatcttcttctttttgttcTACGCGAGGAACGTCACTCTTGATCAAGATCCACGACGCCCTTTGCTTTCTCGACAATCTAATCCTCATCAG GTACCAGAGTTACATGCGCACTATGCGAAGCAACTTTGGGATTCTCCGTTCAATCATAGCTTACACCAGTGTGTCGAGCCAACAACTAAATATAAAG CTGCCAAAGGGTTTGATCGCTATCTAACTGTGAGAAGTAATGGAGGACTAAATCAAATGCGGACCGGT ATATCAGACATGGTGGCTGTGGCACATATGATGAATGCAACTTTAGTCATACCTCAATTGGATAAACGTTCATTCTGGAAAGACTCAAG TGTATTTTCAGATATATTTGACGAGATTCATTTCATTGAATCCCTCAAAGGTGATATCAGGATTGTTAATGAGCTTCCCAAAAACTTGGAAGGTATCCCCCGTGCCAGGAAACACTTTACTTCCTGGGCTGGAGTCGGTTACTATACAGATTTGACAAGGTTATGGAGTGACTATCAG GTGATACATGTTGCAAAATCAGATTCTCGACTTGCAAACAATGATCTTCCTCTGGACATACAGAGGTTGAGATGCCGTGCAATGTATCAGGCACTTCAATTTTCTCCTCCTATAGAGAATTTAGGAAAG AGGTTGGTGGATCGGCTGAGAACACATGGAGGAAGATATATCGCTCTCCATCTGAGATATGAGAAAGATATGCTGTCTTTTACGGGTTGTGCTTATGGTCTGACAGATGCAGAATCTGAAGAGCTTAGAATTTTGAG GGAGAATACAAATTATTGGAaagtaaaaaagataaattCGACAGAACAGAGAATTGGAGGATTTTGTCCACTGACACCAAAAGAGGTGGGCATTTTTCTTCGTGCTCTTGGATACCCCCCATCTACACCAATATACATAGCAGCTGGAGAGATCTATGGTGGTAATACTCTTCTTTCGGAGCTCTCATCCCGCTTCCCTAATCTAATCTTTAAG GAATCCCTTGCAACTCCTGAAGAGCTGAAAGATTTCACTAATCACGCTTCCCAATCTGCTGCACTTGATTACATAATATGTGTGGAGAGTGATGTATTTGTTCCGTCATATTCAGGAAATATGGCAAGAGCTGTTGAGGGACACCGCAGATTCTTAGGTCACCGCAAGACAATCAATCCAGACAG GAAAGGTCTGGTTGGAATTTTTGATAAGCTGGAAACTGGAGTGCTTGAAGAAGGAAGGGAACTGTCGCATATGGTACAGCGATTGCACAAGAACAG